From Micromonospora echinospora:
GCTCGTCCTCCCGGCCCACCAGGTGCGGGCAGTCGGGCAGGTGGAAGCGGGGGTGGCCGTCGACCACCAGGACCTCGTCGGGCAGCCGCACCAGCCGGGCCACCTGCCCGGGGGAAAGGAACTCGGCCGGCGGGTCGCCGTCGAACGGCTCGCCCGGCGCGGGCGAGGTGGGCCGGGTGGTCTCCGTGGCGCGCGGGCCGGGCGGCGAGTAGGGCGCCGGTTCCGCGTCGGCCACCGGCTCGGCGGCGGCGCGCTCGTACGACTCGGCGGCGGCCGGCTCGTAGGGCGCGGTGTACGGATCGGCGTCGAACGGATCGGCCGGTGGTGAGTACGCGGCCGGCGGCGGAGCGTCCGGCTCGGTCACCGGCGACCCGGGCGGTTGCCGCCACCCGGATTCGCCGGCGCTGACCGTGTACGTGTGGTGCGGGACCGGGCTCACCGGGTCGTCCGGGGACGGGACGGTGTGCGCGGTCCGGGTACGCGGCCCGGTCGCCCGGCCCGCCGTGGCCCGCGTCGCTGCCGCCTGGCGGGCGAACGCGACGAAGACGACGGCGGACAGGACGCTGGCCGCGATCGAGACGATGAGCAGGAGGCTGGATCCGCCGGCGAGCCCGGCGACCAGCAGCACGACCGCGACGAGGATGAGCAGGATGCTGGCGGCTACCACGGCTCACCCCCGGCCGCGTCGTGTCGGTCTGGGCGGTCGGTGGCCGTCACGGGGACGGCCACCGACGCGGGATCAGCGGCCGGACTCGAGCGAGCCCGCGCGGCCACCGCCGTAGGAGCCGGCGAGGCCGGCCGCGGCGAGACCGTTGCTGCCGGCGGCACGGGTGCCCTCGCGGTTCATCTCGACCTCGAGGCCCTGGCCGCGACCGTCGAGGTCCCGCAGCTGGCTCTCCAGGTACGCCTTGAGCCGGGTGCGGTACTCGCGCTCGAACTGCTTGAGCTCCTCGATGTGCTTCTGCAGAGCGGTGCGCTTGGCGTCCAGGCCGCCCATGGCCTCCTGGTGCCGCTGGCGGGCGTCCCGCTCCAGGGCGTCGGCCTTGGCGCGCGCCTCCCGGGTGACCTCCTCGGCCTTGGAACGGGCCTCGGAGAGCAGCTGGTCGGCCTCGCGACGGGCGTCGGAGACGTGGTCGTCGGCGGTGCGCTGGGCCATCATGAGCACCCGCAGCGCCTGCTGCTCGCCGTCCCCGGTCACCCCGGCCGGGCCACCCTGCGCGCGTACCTGCTCCAGCTCGGCCTGCATCGCGCGGGCCGCCTGCTCGGCGGCCGCCTTGTCGCGCTGCACCCGGTCGAGCTGGGCCTTGACGTCGTTGAGCTCCGCCGCGAGGCGGGCGTCACCGCCGGGGCCGGCGGGAGCGCCACCCCGACCGCCGCGCTCCACCTGGGCGCGCAGCTCGTTGTTCTCCTCGATCAGACGGGCCAGCTCGCGCTCGACCTCGTCAAGGAAGGCGTCGACCTCCTCCTCGTCATACCCCCGCTTGCCGATCGGCGGCTTTTTGAAGGCGACGTTGTGAACGTCGGCCGGGGTCAGCGGCATCGAAACTCCTCGGGTCAGTTGCGGCCGCGAAAGCGCTCTGGTCAGGCAAACGCGAAGATCAGGCGCCTAAACACGAACTCCATCAGCACGAACAGGATAACCAGGAGCACAAGGGAGGCCAGGTCGATGCTCACGGTACCAATTCGCAGTGGCGGGATCACACGCCTCAACGCTCGCAGGGGCGGATCAGTGACGCTCCACACGACTTCCAGTCCCGCCGACGCTCCCCGGCCCGGTTGCCAGCGGCGACCATAAGCCAGTACCGCCCCCATAACAAATCGCGCCAAAAGGACAATTAGGAAGATGTACAGCAGCAGGTAGAGCACCTGGAACAGGATCGACAACACGGCAGGCGACGTCCCTCGGTCATGTGGGTCAGCTCAGGCTGAAGAAGCCGCCCTCAGCGATCTTGGCCTTGTCCTCCGCGGTGACCTGGACGTTGGCCGGTGAGAGCAGGAACACCCGGTTGGTCACGCGCTCGATCGTACCGCGCAGGCCGAACGCGAGCCCGGCGGCGAAGTCGACAAGCCTGCGGGCGTCCGCCTCGTCCATCTCGGTGAGATTGATGATCACCGGTACGCCGTCGCGGAAGTGCTCGCCGATGGTCCGCGCCTCGCGGTAGGTGGTCGGGTGCAGCGTGGTGATCTGGTAGCGCTGCTCGTCCTCCGGCGCCACCGCCCGCTCGCGCGGCTGGGCCTGCGGCGCGAGCGCGAGATTGTCCCGCGTGTGGTAGGTCAGGGCGCCCGACGTGTCGCCGCCGGAGGACCGGGTGATCGACCGGACGCTGGAGCGTTCGCCCCGCTCCGGGCGCTCTACCTCGGCCCGGTCGGTGTCGACCGCCCGGCTGGAGGCGCGCTCACTCAGCCGGCCCCGGTCACCGAGGCGGGACCGCGTCGCCGGCGGCTCCTCGGCCTCGTCGTCGTCCTCGTCGGCGAACTCCTCGGCGTACCGGCTCGACCGGTAGCGCGACGAGTCGCGGTAGCTACCCTTGTCGTAGCCACCGTCCTCGTACGCCCGCTCGTCGTCCTCCTCGACCAGACCGAGCCAGACCCCCGCCTTGCGCAGTGCACCCATCCCCGCGCCCTTCCGTCCGCCGTGCGGCACGCGCCCCCGTGCCGTGTCGCTTGATCACGAGTGGACGATCATGCCCACCGGACCGGATCGGCAATCCCCTGACGTGCGGTTCGCGGTCCGCCCGTCACGGCCCCCGGCTACGGGAACGCCGTCCTGAACAACACTGATGTAATTTGCTTCCGTCTTGCTGAGGCTACCGCAGCGCAGGGCGCATTCCGAGCAACGCGCTGCCGACACGGACATGTGTCGCGCCGTGCCCGATCGCGCTTTCCAGGTCCCCGCTCATCCCCGCCGACAGCACAGTGGCGCCCGGATGGTCGGCCCGCAGACGCGCCGCCACCTCGGCCAGCCGGGCGAACGCCCGGTCCGGCTCCCAGCCCAGCGGCGCCACCGCCATCAGGCCGGCCAGCCGCAGCGCGTCCGCTCCGGCCACCGCAGCGGCCACCGGGTCGAGCCCTCGCTGCGGATCGGCATCGCCCGGCAGCGCCCCGCCCCGGGCCGGATCGCCGTCGATGCTCACCTGCACCAGCACGTCCAGCGGCCGGTCCCGGACCGCGCCCGCGGCGGCGTCCAGCGCGGCGGCTAGCCGCACGCTGTCCACCGACTGGACCACGTCGGCGTACCGGACCACCGACCGGGCCTTGTTGCGCTGCAACTGGCCGATGAAGTGCCAGCGCGGCGCCTCCCCGGCCTCGGCCACCGCCGCCGCCTTGCCGGCCGCCTCCTGGTCCCGGTTCTCCCCCACGTCGGTCACGCCCAGCCCGGCCAGCGCGACCACGTCCGACGCCGGATACGTCTTGGTCACCGCGACCAGGGTGACCTCGTCCCGCTGCCGCCCGGCCGCCGCGCAGGCGTCGGCGACGCGGGCCCGGACCCGGGCCAGCCCGGCCGCGAGTTCGGCGCGGCGCTCGGGCCGCACCGTCGTTGCTGACTCCGTCATCGGCGCGGCTCAGGAGCCGTTCTTGAGGAAGTCGGGCACGTCGACGTCATCGAAGAGCACCCGCCGTGACGGCTGCTGCGGAGCCGGCATGGTGGCCGGCGGGCTCACCGGCGCGTTCTGCTGCGCCGGCGGGTTCTGGTTGCTCTTACGCGGCTGCTCGACCGCCTTGTACGCGGGCGTGCCGCCGTCGAAGCCCGCCGCGATCACGGTGACCCGCACCTCGTCGCCGAGCGCGTCGTCGATGACCGCGCCGAAGATGATGTTCGCGTCCGGGTGGGCCGCGTCGGTGACCAGCTGAGCCGCGTCGTTGATCTCGAACAGGCCGAGGTCCGACCCGCCGGCGATGGACAGCAGCACGCCGCGCGCGCCGTCCATGCTCTGCTCCAGCAGCGGGCTGGAGATGGCCGCCTCGGCCGCCTCGACGGCGCGGTTCTCGCCCCGGGCGCTGCCGATGCCCATGAGCGCGCTGCCGGCGCCACTCATCACGCTCTTCACGTCGGCGAAGTCCAGGTTGATCAGACCCGGCGTGGTGATCAGGTCGGTGATGCCCTGGACACCGGAGAGGAGCACCTGGTCCGCGGTGCGGAAAGCGTCCATCATGGAGATGTTGCGGTCGCCGAGCGCGAGCAGCCGGTCGTTCGGGATCACGATGAGCGTGTCGCACTGGTTGCGCAGCTCCTCGATGCCCGCCTCGGCCTGGACCTGCCGGCGCTTGCCCTCGAACGAGAACGGCCGGGTGACCACGCCGATGGTGAGCGCGCCGAGCTTACGGGCGATGTTCGCCACGACCGGGGCGCCGCCGGTGCCGGTGCCGCCGCCCTCGCCGCAGGTCACGAACACCATGTCGGCGCCCTTGAGGACCTCCTCGATCTCGTCGCGGTGGTCCTCGGCGGCGTTCTTGCCGACGTCCGGGTTGGCGCCCGCGCCCAGTCCCCGGGTCAGCTCCCGGCCCACGTCGAGCTTGACGTCGGCGTCGCTCATCAGCAACGCCTGCGCGTCGGTGTTGATCGCGATGAACTCGACGCCCTTGAGCCCAACCTCGATCATCCGGTTGACGGCGTTGACTCCGCCGCCCCCGATGCCGACGACCTTGATGACCGCCAGGTAGTTGTGCGGAGGTGTCATCTCCGGTCCTTTCCCTTCGAGATTGGCATGGGCCGACCCCACACGGCTTGGCCGGATCAGCGGTCGAACACGTCCCTCGCGGCCTCCGACGGGCTGAACCCTCACCCTCTACTAGAGGCTTAAGGTTATGTCAACCACTGATCTCTTCGGGGCAACGTATGCGCCGCCGCGCCAGGAGCCAAGGACCTGTTCCGGCGTGTCGCCGACGGAGCGATCGGGGACACAGCGCCTGATCGCTGAGCCGCGGGTCACTCGAACGTGACCACGTCCGGCGCGCTGACGTCGATCCGGTCCGCCTTACGGCTCAGCAACGCGGTGGCCACGGTCGACTTGTCCGCGCCCCGGGAGGCGTCGCCCCAGAAGACCTG
This genomic window contains:
- a CDS encoding DivIVA domain-containing protein → MPLTPADVHNVAFKKPPIGKRGYDEEEVDAFLDEVERELARLIEENNELRAQVERGGRGGAPAGPGGDARLAAELNDVKAQLDRVQRDKAAAEQAARAMQAELEQVRAQGGPAGVTGDGEQQALRVLMMAQRTADDHVSDARREADQLLSEARSKAEEVTREARAKADALERDARQRHQEAMGGLDAKRTALQKHIEELKQFEREYRTRLKAYLESQLRDLDGRGQGLEVEMNREGTRAAGSNGLAAAGLAGSYGGGRAGSLESGR
- a CDS encoding YggT family protein codes for the protein MLSILFQVLYLLLYIFLIVLLARFVMGAVLAYGRRWQPGRGASAGLEVVWSVTDPPLRALRRVIPPLRIGTVSIDLASLVLLVILFVLMEFVFRRLIFAFA
- a CDS encoding cell division protein SepF; this encodes MGALRKAGVWLGLVEEDDERAYEDGGYDKGSYRDSSRYRSSRYAEEFADEDDDEAEEPPATRSRLGDRGRLSERASSRAVDTDRAEVERPERGERSSVRSITRSSGGDTSGALTYHTRDNLALAPQAQPRERAVAPEDEQRYQITTLHPTTYREARTIGEHFRDGVPVIINLTEMDEADARRLVDFAAGLAFGLRGTIERVTNRVFLLSPANVQVTAEDKAKIAEGGFFSLS
- a CDS encoding YggS family pyridoxal phosphate-dependent enzyme is translated as MTESATTVRPERRAELAAGLARVRARVADACAAAGRQRDEVTLVAVTKTYPASDVVALAGLGVTDVGENRDQEAAGKAAAVAEAGEAPRWHFIGQLQRNKARSVVRYADVVQSVDSVRLAAALDAAAGAVRDRPLDVLVQVSIDGDPARGGALPGDADPQRGLDPVAAAVAGADALRLAGLMAVAPLGWEPDRAFARLAEVAARLRADHPGATVLSAGMSGDLESAIGHGATHVRVGSALLGMRPALR
- the ftsZ gene encoding cell division protein FtsZ codes for the protein MTPPHNYLAVIKVVGIGGGGVNAVNRMIEVGLKGVEFIAINTDAQALLMSDADVKLDVGRELTRGLGAGANPDVGKNAAEDHRDEIEEVLKGADMVFVTCGEGGGTGTGGAPVVANIARKLGALTIGVVTRPFSFEGKRRQVQAEAGIEELRNQCDTLIVIPNDRLLALGDRNISMMDAFRTADQVLLSGVQGITDLITTPGLINLDFADVKSVMSGAGSALMGIGSARGENRAVEAAEAAISSPLLEQSMDGARGVLLSIAGGSDLGLFEINDAAQLVTDAAHPDANIIFGAVIDDALGDEVRVTVIAAGFDGGTPAYKAVEQPRKSNQNPPAQQNAPVSPPATMPAPQQPSRRVLFDDVDVPDFLKNGS